The Lichenihabitans psoromatis genome contains a region encoding:
- the guaB gene encoding IMP dehydrogenase — translation MIPIAYPQFPEALTFDDVLLLPAHSVVMPGQVDLRTRLTRSIDLNLPLISSAMDTVTEARLAITMAQAGGIGVIHRNLDPDAQAEEVRKVKRYESGMVVNPITIHADATLADAWAMMKRYNISGIPVVEQGPPGKPAPLVGILTNRDVRFADDPSEPVSRLMTKTVITVREGVNLDEARRLLHVHRIEKLVVVDDDGRCVGLITVKDMEKATLFPNACKDGEGRLRVAAASTVGDKGFDRSVQLIDAGVDCIIVDTAHGHSQQVLDQVNRLKRQSNKVAIIAGNVATGDGAKALIDAGADAIKVGIGPGSICTTRIVAGVGVPQLTAILQAAEVARRHDVPVIGDGGIKFSGDFAKAIAAGADAVMIGSLLAGTDESPGEVFLYQGRSFKAYRGMGSVGAMARGSADRYFQQDIKDALKLVPEGIEGQVPYRGPAATILHQLAGGLRAAMGYVGGATVREFQDKAQFVRITGAGLRESHVHDVAITRESPNYPTGI, via the coding sequence ATGATCCCGATCGCCTATCCGCAATTTCCCGAAGCCTTGACGTTTGACGACGTGCTGCTGCTTCCGGCTCATTCCGTGGTCATGCCGGGGCAGGTGGATCTTCGTACGCGATTGACCCGTAGCATCGACCTCAACTTGCCGCTGATTTCATCGGCGATGGATACGGTCACGGAAGCGCGGTTGGCCATCACCATGGCTCAGGCGGGTGGTATCGGCGTGATCCACCGTAATCTCGATCCCGACGCGCAGGCCGAAGAGGTCCGCAAGGTGAAACGCTACGAGAGCGGGATGGTGGTCAACCCGATCACGATCCATGCCGATGCGACGCTTGCGGACGCCTGGGCGATGATGAAGCGCTACAATATCTCTGGCATTCCAGTGGTCGAGCAAGGTCCTCCCGGCAAGCCCGCGCCGTTGGTCGGCATTCTGACCAATCGCGACGTGCGTTTCGCCGACGATCCGAGCGAGCCCGTGTCGCGCCTGATGACCAAAACGGTCATCACGGTTCGGGAGGGCGTCAACCTCGATGAGGCGCGCCGCCTCCTGCATGTGCACCGCATCGAGAAGCTCGTCGTCGTTGACGACGACGGCCGTTGCGTCGGCCTGATCACGGTCAAGGACATGGAAAAGGCCACTCTGTTTCCGAACGCCTGCAAAGATGGGGAGGGGCGCCTGCGGGTTGCGGCGGCCTCGACGGTCGGCGACAAGGGGTTCGATCGATCCGTTCAACTGATCGATGCCGGGGTCGATTGTATCATCGTCGATACGGCTCACGGCCATTCGCAGCAGGTGCTCGATCAGGTGAACCGCTTGAAGCGGCAGTCCAACAAGGTCGCGATCATTGCCGGCAATGTCGCAACGGGCGATGGCGCCAAGGCTCTGATCGACGCGGGCGCCGATGCGATCAAGGTCGGTATCGGCCCCGGGTCGATCTGCACGACCCGCATCGTCGCGGGCGTTGGCGTGCCGCAACTTACCGCCATTCTGCAGGCCGCCGAAGTGGCTCGCCGCCATGATGTTCCGGTCATCGGCGATGGTGGCATCAAATTCTCCGGCGATTTTGCCAAGGCCATCGCGGCGGGCGCCGATGCGGTCATGATCGGATCGCTGCTGGCCGGTACCGATGAGAGCCCCGGCGAGGTGTTTCTCTACCAGGGACGGTCCTTCAAGGCCTATCGCGGAATGGGATCGGTCGGCGCGATGGCGCGCGGTTCGGCGGATCGATACTTCCAGCAGGATATCAAGGACGCGCTGAAGCTGGTGCCGGAGGGGATCGAAGGTCAGGTTCCGTATCGTGGGCCGGCTGCCACGATTCTGCATCAACTGGCGGGCGGGCTTCGGGCCGCCATGGGCTATGTCGGCGGCGCGACCGTACGCGAGTTTCAGGACAAGGCCCAATTCGTCCGGATCACCGGCGCGGGTTTGCGGGAGAGCCACGTCCATGACGTTGCGATCACGCGCGAGAGCCCCAATTACCCGACCGGCATCTGA
- a CDS encoding MAPEG family protein — translation MSVASILAPVFVLVLLVYGVLAGLCWSRTVALARGATTTDDVALGQNVWPPRATQFGNSYVNQFELPVLFFALVPLVMVTRKADLLFVILEWLFVLFRVLHALIHTTSNTVSLRGPAFLASSVVLAIAWIIFGFEILAGA, via the coding sequence ATGAGCGTCGCCAGCATTCTTGCGCCTGTCTTCGTGCTGGTCCTGCTGGTTTATGGGGTGCTGGCGGGGTTGTGTTGGTCGAGGACAGTGGCGCTCGCGCGGGGTGCCACGACGACCGATGATGTCGCGCTCGGCCAGAACGTCTGGCCCCCGCGCGCCACGCAGTTCGGCAACAGCTACGTCAACCAGTTTGAACTGCCGGTGCTGTTTTTCGCCCTGGTTCCGCTGGTCATGGTCACGCGGAAGGCCGACCTGCTGTTCGTCATCCTCGAATGGCTGTTCGTTCTGTTCAGGGTCTTGCACGCGCTGATCCATACGACCTCCAACACCGTGTCGCTGCGGGGACCCGCGTTTTTGGCGAGCAGCGTCGTGCTGGCGATCGCTTGGATCATTTTCGGGTTCGAGATCCTCGCCGGGGCGTGA
- a CDS encoding PAS domain-containing hybrid sensor histidine kinase/response regulator — protein MAVDEIRTSATRVVREVGTLQRDSVALYAVLEQLPLGIVLADIPSGLIVFHNRRAEEILGEAVTALRSVADLELLGGLHADGTPFDCDDYSLAKTVRGHVAIEDRDILIRRRDGTTLQLSVSSAAIAGPSGEPIYAICSFHDVSAQRRSADELRATSVSMRLATEAAKLGRWDHDIASGTRFWDERNKALFATAGDADRAASESEYFLSLIHPEDRERVQQAINAAMQSHHSHDFYQEYRIGDGTTPTIWVASYGTTLFEDDRCIRFVGVTQDITEDKRLEERLQRSNDELEAQVRDRTLALQSANDRLVAEMAERARVESSLRQMHKMEAVGQLTGGIAHDFNNMLTGIIGSLELIKRRVANGRADEIGRFIDAAMVSANRAAALTHRLLAFSRRQSLEAKPVDVGRLVISMQDLFVRTIGPSISLDIRVSDTAWLARTDENQLENALLNLVINARDAMPDGGLLTVETTNARLDRHSADAFGDLQPGDYLLLSVSDTGAGMPPDVIAKAFEPFFTTKPIGQGTGLGLSMIYGFMKQSGGHVLIYSEVGHGTSVKLYLPRDRSDPKHQAPEPSEAVTGHANGDCVLVVEDEPAVRMLILDVLADLGYRTFEAGDAPSALPIVSSDERIDLLVTDVGLPGVNGRQLAEMARQIRPDLKVLFITGYAEIAAVRGGFLAPGMEMLSKPFAVNVLSAKIRSMIEGTTR, from the coding sequence ATGGCGGTTGACGAGATCCGGACCAGTGCGACGAGGGTCGTGCGAGAGGTCGGCACGCTCCAGCGCGATAGCGTGGCGCTTTATGCGGTTCTCGAGCAGTTGCCGCTCGGCATCGTGTTGGCGGACATTCCGTCCGGTCTCATCGTCTTTCACAATCGCCGCGCCGAGGAGATTTTGGGCGAGGCCGTCACGGCGTTAAGGTCCGTCGCCGACCTCGAACTTCTCGGCGGCCTTCACGCCGATGGAACGCCGTTCGATTGCGATGACTATTCGCTGGCCAAGACCGTGCGCGGTCACGTCGCCATCGAAGATCGCGACATTCTCATCCGACGCCGGGATGGGACGACGTTGCAACTCTCCGTCAGTTCGGCCGCGATTGCGGGCCCGAGCGGTGAACCGATCTACGCCATCTGCAGCTTCCACGACGTCTCGGCGCAAAGGCGCAGTGCGGATGAACTCCGCGCCACCTCGGTCAGCATGAGGCTGGCGACCGAGGCCGCTAAGCTCGGTCGGTGGGATCACGACATAGCCAGCGGAACTCGCTTCTGGGATGAGCGCAATAAGGCGCTTTTTGCCACGGCGGGAGATGCAGACCGGGCTGCTTCCGAGTCAGAGTATTTTCTGAGCCTCATCCATCCCGAGGATCGCGAGCGCGTCCAGCAGGCCATCAACGCCGCGATGCAGTCGCATCATTCACATGACTTCTACCAGGAATACCGGATCGGTGACGGCACCACTCCGACCATATGGGTCGCGAGCTACGGCACGACCTTGTTCGAAGACGATCGCTGCATCCGCTTCGTCGGCGTCACGCAGGACATTACCGAGGACAAGCGGCTCGAGGAGCGTTTGCAGCGCTCGAATGACGAACTCGAGGCGCAAGTGCGCGACCGCACGCTCGCGCTGCAATCGGCCAACGATCGTCTTGTCGCCGAAATGGCCGAGCGCGCGCGGGTCGAGAGCTCCTTGCGTCAGATGCACAAGATGGAAGCCGTGGGCCAATTGACGGGCGGCATCGCGCATGACTTCAACAACATGCTGACCGGGATCATCGGCAGCCTGGAGCTCATCAAACGCCGTGTCGCCAATGGACGCGCGGATGAGATCGGGCGGTTCATTGATGCGGCGATGGTCTCGGCCAACCGCGCCGCAGCCCTCACGCATCGGCTGCTGGCTTTTTCGCGTCGGCAGTCGCTCGAGGCTAAACCGGTGGATGTCGGCCGCCTCGTGATCTCGATGCAAGACTTGTTCGTGCGGACAATCGGGCCGTCCATCTCGCTCGATATCCGGGTTTCGGATACGGCGTGGCTGGCGCGCACCGATGAAAACCAGCTCGAAAACGCGTTGTTAAATTTGGTGATCAACGCGCGCGACGCGATGCCGGACGGCGGACTTTTGACGGTCGAGACCACGAATGCGCGGCTCGATCGCCACTCGGCCGATGCGTTCGGCGACCTTCAGCCGGGCGATTACCTGCTGCTCAGCGTCAGCGATACCGGCGCCGGCATGCCACCCGACGTGATCGCCAAAGCCTTCGAGCCGTTTTTCACGACCAAGCCGATCGGCCAAGGGACCGGGTTGGGCCTCTCGATGATCTACGGCTTCATGAAGCAAAGCGGCGGTCACGTTCTGATCTATAGCGAAGTCGGCCATGGAACGAGCGTCAAGCTGTATCTGCCGCGAGACCGATCAGACCCGAAACACCAAGCGCCGGAACCGTCGGAAGCCGTCACAGGCCACGCCAATGGTGATTGCGTTCTGGTGGTCGAGGACGAGCCCGCCGTCCGCATGCTGATCCTCGATGTGTTGGCGGACCTCGGCTACCGGACGTTTGAAGCCGGCGATGCCCCCTCGGCCTTGCCGATTGTCTCGTCCGATGAACGGATCGACCTACTCGTGACCGATGTCGGTCTGCCCGGCGTCAACGGGCGGCAGCTGGCCGAAATGGCGCGCCAAATCCGGCCCGACCTCAAGGTGCTGTTCATCACCGGCTATGCCGAGATCGCCGCCGTGCGCGGGGGCTTTCTCGCTCCGGGGATGGAGATGCTGAGCAAGCCCTTCGCGGTGAACGTGCTCAGCGCCAAAATCCGCAGCATGATCGAGGGGACAACCCGATAG
- a CDS encoding RsmB/NOP family class I SAM-dependent RNA methyltransferase, translated as MTPAARLSAAIDILTVMDLQRRPAPDCLKEWGIGHRFAGSKDRAAIASLVYDSLRVKASAAWLMDAETPRAILFGMLRDLRGFDVDTLAALATGEGHAPAALSDAERLRLTVATLDDAPDHVRGNYPEWLAEAFTAAFGSDAAAEGRALAARAPLDLRVNMLKATREKALKALAHLGAEPTPRSDVGLRVPLGDDGRAPALSTEPSYLKGHVEIQDEGSQLVTRLSGAQAGQQVLDLCAGGGGKTLALAAIMGNKGQIYATDDDARRLAPIYDRIARADARNIQVRSPKREQDVVADLEGRCDLVLVDAPCTGTGTWRRHPDAKWRMRPGALAERLKDQDLVLSQACRFLKPGGRLAYITCSVLREENEDRIAHLLGERSDMSPVEVSTLTHAAGLDDLASVASRLGPGLRLTPHTTGTDGFYMAALVKA; from the coding sequence ATGACACCGGCCGCTCGGCTCTCTGCCGCAATCGACATCCTGACCGTGATGGACCTTCAACGCCGCCCGGCGCCAGACTGCCTGAAGGAATGGGGGATCGGTCATCGATTTGCCGGCTCGAAGGATCGTGCCGCCATCGCGAGTCTCGTCTATGATTCGCTTCGCGTGAAAGCGTCGGCGGCTTGGCTGATGGATGCGGAAACGCCGCGTGCGATCCTGTTCGGCATGTTGCGCGACCTTCGCGGATTCGACGTCGACACGCTTGCCGCCTTGGCGACCGGGGAAGGGCACGCCCCTGCGGCGCTGAGCGACGCCGAACGCCTGCGTTTGACGGTGGCGACGCTCGACGATGCGCCCGATCATGTGCGCGGCAACTATCCCGAATGGCTCGCCGAGGCCTTTACGGCTGCCTTCGGGAGCGATGCCGCCGCTGAGGGGCGTGCGCTCGCGGCGCGCGCACCGCTCGACTTGCGGGTCAATATGTTGAAGGCCACCCGGGAGAAGGCCCTGAAGGCCCTCGCGCATCTTGGGGCCGAGCCGACACCGCGTTCTGATGTTGGCCTGCGGGTGCCTTTGGGCGACGACGGTCGGGCGCCGGCGCTCAGCACCGAGCCATCCTATCTCAAGGGTCACGTCGAGATCCAGGATGAGGGCTCACAACTTGTGACGCGTCTCAGCGGCGCACAGGCCGGCCAACAGGTGCTCGACCTCTGCGCGGGCGGCGGTGGAAAGACGCTCGCGCTCGCGGCCATCATGGGCAACAAGGGCCAGATCTATGCCACGGACGATGATGCCCGTCGTCTCGCGCCCATTTACGATCGCATCGCGCGCGCAGATGCGCGCAACATTCAGGTTCGCTCGCCCAAACGCGAGCAGGATGTCGTGGCCGATCTCGAAGGGCGTTGCGATCTCGTCCTCGTCGATGCGCCCTGTACCGGAACCGGCACCTGGCGGCGCCACCCGGATGCGAAGTGGCGGATGCGCCCCGGCGCCTTGGCTGAACGCCTGAAAGATCAGGATCTCGTTCTCTCGCAAGCATGTCGTTTTTTGAAGCCGGGCGGCCGCCTTGCCTACATCACCTGCTCGGTGCTGCGTGAGGAAAACGAAGACCGGATTGCTCATCTGCTCGGCGAGCGAAGCGACATGTCGCCGGTCGAGGTCTCGACCCTGACGCATGCGGCCGGCCTCGACGATCTTGCCTCGGTCGCATCGCGCCTGGGCCCGGGGCTGCGCCTCACCCCGCACACGACCGGAACCGACGGCTTCTACATGGCGGCGCTGGTCAAGGCCTGA